A section of the Ananas comosus cultivar F153 unplaced genomic scaffold, ASM154086v1, whole genome shotgun sequence genome encodes:
- the LOC109706033 gene encoding uncharacterized protein LOC109706033 has protein sequence MPTFWTSIAYILKTFGLLVCVLQLVDGEKRPAMGYIYEAMDRAKEAIAKSFKEREEKYSEVFKIIDNRWQCQLHRPLHAAGHFLNPEFFYSNFEIYGDEEIMTGLYQALQRLVSSAQEQDKKCDQLSVYREAHGLFGTNMAIRQRKTKSPAEWWKLFGSSTPNL, from the exons ATGCCCACATTTTGGACTAGCATTGCTTATATTCTTAAAACTTTTGGTCTTCTTGTTTGTGTGCTTCAACTAGTTGATGGTGAAAAAAGGCCAGCAATGGGCTATATTTACGAGGCTATGGACAGAGCAAAGGAAGCAATTGCCAAGTCTTTtaaagagagggaggagaaatATAGTGAAGTATTCAAGATCATTGATAATAGGTGGCAATGCCAGCTTCATCGCCCTTTGCATGCAGCCGGTCATTTCTTGAACcctgaatttttttattcaaattttgaaatttacgGAGATGAGGAGATTATGACCGGTTTATATCAAGCTTTGCAAAGATTGGTTTCAAGTGCTCAAGAGCAAGATAAAAAATGCGATCAACTAAGTGTATATCGTGAAGCACATGGTCTTTTCGGAACTAATATGGCAATTCGCCAAAGGAAAACAAAGTCACCGG CTGAATGGTGGAAATTGTTTGGATCATCAACACCAAACTTGTAA
- the LOC109706032 gene encoding 40S ribosomal protein S8-like codes for MGISRDSMHKRRATGGKKKAWRKKRKYELGRQPANTKLSSNKTVRRVRVRGGNVKWRALRLDTGNYSWGSEAVTRKTRILDVVYNASNNELVRTQTLVKSAIIQVDVAPFKQWYLQHYGVEIGRKKKAPAAGKKEATEESEGATEEAKKSNHVLRKLEKRQQNRTLDPHIEEQFASGRLLACISSRPGQCGRADGYILEGKELEFYMKKIQRKKGKGGAGAAA; via the exons ATGG GGATCTCCCGTGATTCCATGCACAAGAGGCGCGCCACCGGGGGGAAAAAGAAGGCGTGGAGGAAGAAGCGAAA ATATGAGTTGGGTCGGCAGCCCGCAAACACCAAGCTTTCGAGCAACAAGACGGTGAGGAGGGTCCGGGTTCGAGGGGGGAATGTGAAGTGGAGGGCCCTCCGCTTGGACACGGGAAACTACTCGTGGGGGAGCGAGGCTGTGACCCGCAAGACCCGTATCCTCGACGTGGTCTACAATGCCTCGAACAATGAACTTGTGAGAACGCAGACCCTTGTGAAGAGTGCGATCATCCAGGTTGACGTTGCTCCCTTCAAGCAGTGGTACCTCCAGCACTATGGTGTTGAGATTGGGAGGAAAAAGAAGGCCCCTGCTGCTGGGAAGAAGGAAGCAACTGAg GAGAGTGAAGGTGCCACAGAAGAAGCAAAGAAGAGCAACCACGTCCTCAGGAAGCTTGAGAAGCGGCAACAAAATCGTACGCTTGACCCACACATCGAAGAGCAATTTGCCAGTGGGAGGTTGCTGGCCTGCATCTCTTCTCGTCCAGGCCAATGTGGCCGAGCTGATGG ATATATATTGGAAGGGAAAGAGTTGGAGTTCT